Within the Deltaproteobacteria bacterium genome, the region CAGGACCCTCTAGCGTTACTACAGAATTTCGCATTATCCATGTAATGAAATCTGCCATAACCTTCGGCGATGTTGGCAGTGGAAGATCGAGCTGCCTTTATTAGCTGATCTCCCAATCGAAACCGTTCTTCTCTGGGCAGGATCGCCACAACCTCTTTTGCCACGAAAAGTCGCACCTCTCTGCAACATTTCCAGCACTCTAGGTCTTCAAACGTCCGAATGTGTTTGTTGTGCGCCATTTAATCGCC harbors:
- a CDS encoding four helix bundle protein yields the protein MAHNKHIRTFEDLECWKCCREVRLFVAKEVVAILPREERFRLGDQLIKAARSSTANIAEGYGRFHYMDNAKFCSNARGSCWEVLDHLITAYDEGLISAEILSRGRDLVHQAIKHLNGYMKYLQRAANKHPSVQEELSKYLTSTQDPDNR